One Deefgea tanakiae genomic region harbors:
- the sbcB gene encoding exodeoxyribonuclease I, which translates to MSTTFFWHDYETFGAVPRLDRPSQFAGIRTDSELNEIGEPLMIYCQPANDFLPDPFACLLTGITPQTCLEKGVPENQFAHLIERELAQPGTIGVGYNTIRFDDEVTRYMFWRNLMDPYAREWQNDCSRWDLLDVVRATYALRPAGIEWPINEEGKVSFKLEMLSAANGLVHEAAHDALSDVRATIALARLIREKQPRLFDFCLALRKKDRVFDEINLANPKPFIHISGMYGVERGNLAIVWPLAMHPSNKNEIIVWDLAFDPSELFTLDAATMRERMFTKLADLPEGVTRLPIKTIHANKSPIVVGNLKTLSAEQAALWGVDMAQIQAHAAQLATGSNVAEIWREVFKREASSEKTDVDANLYGGFVSPTDRRTLNRIRTLSPEKLAIEQAHFDDRQLEELFFRYRARNYPSSLNEQEMQRWDQWRSDKLFDGAAGARTLEQYSEEIDRLSEDADERGEAILAALYDYAEIIAPEINY; encoded by the coding sequence ATGAGCACTACTTTTTTCTGGCATGACTATGAAACCTTTGGCGCAGTACCCCGCTTAGATCGCCCTAGCCAATTTGCAGGTATTCGTACCGACAGTGAGCTGAACGAAATCGGCGAACCGCTGATGATCTATTGCCAACCCGCCAATGACTTTCTACCCGACCCGTTTGCCTGCTTGCTCACCGGCATCACACCGCAAACTTGCCTAGAAAAAGGCGTGCCAGAAAATCAATTTGCGCATCTGATCGAGCGCGAACTCGCGCAGCCCGGCACCATCGGCGTTGGTTACAACACCATTCGCTTTGATGATGAAGTAACGCGATACATGTTCTGGCGCAATTTGATGGATCCGTATGCGCGTGAATGGCAAAATGATTGCTCGCGTTGGGATTTACTGGATGTGGTGCGCGCGACCTATGCGCTGCGCCCAGCGGGGATTGAGTGGCCGATCAATGAAGAAGGCAAGGTGAGTTTCAAGCTCGAAATGCTGAGTGCGGCAAATGGCTTAGTTCACGAAGCAGCGCATGATGCACTGTCTGATGTGCGCGCGACAATTGCGCTGGCCCGCTTAATTCGTGAGAAACAGCCACGTCTGTTTGATTTCTGTCTGGCGCTGCGCAAAAAAGATCGTGTTTTCGACGAGATCAATCTCGCCAATCCAAAACCGTTTATTCATATTTCTGGCATGTACGGCGTAGAGCGCGGCAATTTAGCGATTGTCTGGCCACTCGCAATGCACCCCAGCAATAAAAATGAAATCATCGTGTGGGATTTGGCTTTTGATCCAAGCGAATTGTTTACGCTCGACGCAGCGACGATGCGCGAACGGATGTTTACCAAACTAGCAGACTTGCCCGAGGGCGTAACTCGCCTACCGATCAAAACCATTCATGCCAACAAATCTCCGATTGTGGTCGGCAACCTTAAAACACTGAGCGCCGAACAAGCTGCACTGTGGGGCGTCGATATGGCGCAGATTCAAGCACATGCGGCGCAATTGGCGACGGGTAGCAATGTAGCCGAGATTTGGCGCGAGGTGTTTAAACGCGAAGCCAGTAGCGAAAAAACCGATGTCGATGCCAATCTATATGGTGGCTTTGTTTCGCCCACCGACCGCCGCACGCTCAATCGAATCCGCACGCTCTCACCAGAGAAACTCGCCATCGAACAAGCGCATTTTGACGACCGCCAACTCGAAGAATTATTTTTCCGCTACCGCGCTAGAAATTACCCAAGTAGCCTCAACGAGCAAGAAATGCAGCGTTGGGATCAATGGCGTAGCGACAAGCTGTTTGATGGCGCCGCGGGTGCGCGAACACTAGAACAATACAGCGAAGAAATTGATCGCCTGTCGGAAGACGCCGATGAACGCGGCGAGGCGATTTTGGCCGCACTGTATGATTACGCAGAAATAATTGCACCTGAAATTAATTACTGA
- a CDS encoding DUF6500 family protein, whose product MTPQLKQKIIAVCQQKIDQKGEEVGLSFYAFFANKNENPTLLMEAATWWIQTHRLDHFEKAIKIKAMVEALPD is encoded by the coding sequence ATGACACCTCAGCTTAAACAAAAAATCATCGCTGTTTGCCAGCAAAAAATAGATCAAAAAGGCGAAGAGGTTGGCTTATCGTTTTACGCCTTTTTTGCCAATAAAAACGAAAATCCAACTTTATTGATGGAAGCGGCAACATGGTGGATTCAAACGCATCGACTCGATCATTTTGAAAAGGCAATCAAAATCAAGGCCATGGTTGAAGCGCTACCCGATTAA
- a CDS encoding LysE/ArgO family amino acid transporter: MMIDWMVFIKALGLCAALIMAIGAQNAYVLRVGIQRQHLMMTLAVCIILDALLIALGVLGMGALVQASPILLGAARWGGAAFLIWYGLRSWTAILRRDTALEVEPSAAPISAKRALITILAISLLNPHVYLDTVVLLGSIGGSYPASLQPSFILGAASASLLWFCVLGFAAHALSRHLSRPAAWQWIDGITGGTMLFLAGTLVLA; encoded by the coding sequence ATGATGATTGATTGGATGGTTTTTATTAAAGCGTTGGGTTTATGCGCGGCGCTGATTATGGCGATTGGCGCACAAAATGCGTATGTGCTACGGGTAGGGATTCAGCGCCAGCACTTAATGATGACGTTGGCGGTTTGTATTATATTGGATGCCTTGTTAATTGCTTTGGGCGTGCTGGGGATGGGCGCTTTGGTGCAGGCCTCGCCAATTTTGCTGGGCGCAGCACGCTGGGGCGGGGCGGCTTTTTTAATTTGGTATGGCTTGCGCAGTTGGACGGCTATTTTGCGTCGAGATACCGCGCTGGAAGTGGAACCTAGTGCAGCACCCATCAGCGCGAAGCGCGCGTTGATCACGATCTTGGCGATTTCGCTCCTCAATCCACACGTGTATTTGGATACCGTGGTGCTATTGGGCTCAATCGGCGGCAGTTATCCCGCTAGTTTGCAGCCGAGCTTTATTTTGGGCGCAGCGAGTGCGTCTTTACTTTGGTTTTGTGTGTTGGGTTTTGCCGCTCACGCGCTGTCACGCCATTTATCACGCCCTGCCGCTTGGCAGTGGATTGATGGCATTACCGGCGGCACGATGCTGTTTTTAGCGGGCACTTTGGTGCTTGCTTAA
- a CDS encoding LysR family transcriptional regulator ArgP — MLDIRKGEALLAVIDSGSFEQAAVQLHLTASAISQRVSALESQLGTPLLHRTRPCRPTRAGQRLAQYLRRSHLLESEFFAELDADQALTVPIVVNHDTLATWLLPALADFLISERVLLDITVDDQDHTYTFLESGHALAGVSSESEALRGCRAEPLGIMRYRLLAHPQFAARYFPHGLQREAARLAPLMVFNRKDALQANFLLDSLGLPSKHIHCHYVPSSEAFLQAIQLGLGYGMVPELQYRELLASGSLVDLAPAHPTDVNLYWHCWRVQSPKLERLSQAVISAAKQSLLQGI; from the coding sequence ATGCTCGACATCCGCAAGGGCGAAGCACTGCTGGCAGTCATCGATAGCGGCAGCTTTGAACAAGCCGCAGTGCAATTGCATCTGACTGCATCGGCCATTTCGCAACGCGTGAGCGCGCTGGAAAGCCAACTTGGCACGCCTTTACTCCACCGCACCCGCCCTTGCCGCCCCACTCGCGCCGGGCAGCGCTTGGCGCAATACCTTCGCCGGAGCCATTTACTGGAAAGTGAGTTTTTTGCTGAGCTGGATGCGGATCAAGCCCTCACCGTACCGATTGTGGTCAATCACGACACGCTCGCCACATGGCTACTGCCGGCGCTAGCTGATTTTTTAATATCCGAGCGTGTGTTACTCGACATCACAGTCGACGACCAAGACCATACCTACACTTTTTTAGAATCGGGTCACGCACTAGCAGGCGTTTCAAGCGAAAGCGAAGCGCTGCGCGGCTGCCGTGCCGAACCACTGGGTATCATGCGCTATCGCCTGTTGGCGCACCCACAATTTGCGGCGCGTTATTTTCCGCACGGACTACAACGCGAGGCGGCGCGTTTGGCACCTTTGATGGTGTTTAACCGTAAAGATGCACTGCAAGCTAATTTCCTACTCGACTCACTGGGTTTACCCAGCAAGCATATTCACTGCCATTACGTGCCGTCGAGCGAGGCATTTTTACAGGCGATACAGCTGGGGCTAGGCTACGGCATGGTGCCTGAGCTGCAATATCGGGAATTATTGGCCAGCGGCAGTTTGGTAGACCTTGCACCCGCTCACCCCACCGACGTCAACCTTTACTGGCATTGCTGGCGCGTGCAATCACCCAAATTAGAGCGACTCAGCCAAGCGGTCATCAGCGCGGCCAAACAATCATTACTACAGGGTATTTGA
- the rplS gene encoding 50S ribosomal protein L19: MNLLQILEQEEIARLNKAIPDFAPGDTVVVSVKVKEGTRERLQAYEGIVIAKRNRGLNSAFIVRKISSGMGVERTFQTYSPLVAGIEVKRRGDVRRAKLYYLRDRSGKSARIKEKLPARKVAAVQA; the protein is encoded by the coding sequence ATGAATTTGCTACAAATTCTTGAGCAAGAAGAAATTGCTCGTTTAAACAAAGCGATCCCTGATTTTGCACCTGGCGACACTGTTGTCGTTAGCGTAAAAGTGAAAGAGGGTACTCGTGAACGTCTACAGGCTTACGAAGGCATCGTTATTGCTAAGCGTAACCGTGGTCTAAACAGCGCGTTTATCGTGCGTAAAATTTCTTCTGGCATGGGTGTTGAGCGTACTTTCCAAACGTACTCTCCATTGGTTGCTGGTATCGAAGTTAAACGCCGTGGTGACGTTCGCCGCGCGAAACTGTACTACCTCCGTGATCGTTCAGGTAAATCTGCACGTATTAAGGAAAAATTGCCAGCTCGTAAAGTGGCTGCAGTTCAAGCGTAA
- the trmD gene encoding tRNA (guanosine(37)-N1)-methyltransferase TrmD: MQFDVVTLFPEMFEAISAHGVTRRAVEINLIGLTTWNPRTYTTDNYHRVDDRPFGGGPGMVMLPAPLDEALAAAKQHQRDVGCVPHTIYLSPQGAPLTHKKAEQLAQMPGLVLLCGRYEGVDERVIQTQVDEEISVGDYVLSGGELPAMILIDAVSRLIPGVLNTAASAVEDSFVDGLLDCPHYTRPENYRGMMVPDVLMSGNHAAIRRWRLKQSLGRTWLRRPDLLQGRQLTKEEARLLAEFKTEYAALPNP; encoded by the coding sequence ATGCAATTTGATGTTGTCACGTTGTTTCCGGAAATGTTTGAAGCAATCAGTGCGCACGGGGTCACTCGGCGAGCTGTTGAAATCAACTTGATCGGGCTGACTACATGGAATCCGCGAACATACACAACAGATAACTATCATCGTGTCGATGATCGCCCCTTCGGTGGTGGTCCTGGGATGGTGATGTTGCCTGCTCCGTTGGATGAGGCTTTGGCTGCGGCTAAGCAACATCAGCGTGATGTAGGTTGTGTGCCACACACGATTTACCTGTCGCCGCAAGGCGCGCCGCTCACTCACAAGAAAGCTGAACAATTGGCGCAAATGCCCGGTTTGGTTTTGTTATGTGGTCGGTACGAAGGCGTTGATGAGCGTGTTATCCAGACGCAAGTCGATGAAGAAATTTCGGTCGGTGATTATGTATTGTCGGGTGGCGAATTGCCCGCGATGATTCTAATCGACGCGGTATCCCGCTTGATACCTGGTGTGCTCAATACCGCAGCCAGTGCAGTGGAAGATTCTTTTGTGGATGGGTTGCTGGATTGTCCGCATTACACCCGTCCCGAAAATTATCGCGGCATGATGGTGCCTGATGTCTTGATGTCGGGAAATCATGCAGCAATAAGGCGCTGGCGCCTGAAGCAGTCACTCGGTCGTACTTGGTTACGCCGTCCTGATTTGTTGCAAGGTCGTCAGTTAACTAAAGAGGAAGCTCGGCTTCTGGCTGAATTCAAAACTGAATATGCAGCACTCCCAAATCCTTAA
- the rimM gene encoding ribosome maturation factor RimM (Essential for efficient processing of 16S rRNA) yields MLKDQKSSAVATAVPDDLVSMGYVNGAFGIQGWISLVADTESADSLLDYPVWWLGRNGVFRAYTVVDSHMQPKKLGAKLEGVNDRDAAFALKGSEIFIPRSSMPPAAEGEYYWADLIGLVVINQQDERLGVIEKLFETGANDVIVVKDEATERLVPFVGHVVLDVNLETRVMRVDWGLDY; encoded by the coding sequence GTGTTAAAAGATCAGAAGTCCTCAGCAGTTGCCACAGCAGTACCAGATGATCTGGTGTCGATGGGGTATGTGAATGGGGCTTTTGGCATTCAAGGCTGGATTAGTCTTGTTGCTGATACCGAAAGCGCCGATAGCCTGTTGGACTATCCAGTCTGGTGGCTAGGGCGTAACGGTGTTTTCCGCGCGTATACTGTGGTGGATTCGCATATGCAGCCTAAGAAATTGGGCGCAAAACTCGAAGGTGTCAATGACCGCGACGCGGCCTTTGCACTCAAAGGTAGCGAGATTTTTATCCCACGCAGCAGTATGCCGCCGGCGGCTGAAGGTGAATATTACTGGGCTGATTTAATCGGTTTAGTCGTAATTAACCAGCAAGATGAGCGCTTGGGTGTCATTGAGAAGCTGTTTGAAACCGGCGCGAACGATGTCATCGTGGTAAAAGACGAGGCAACTGAACGTCTGGTGCCCTTTGTTGGGCATGTGGTGCTGGATGTTAATCTTGAAACGCGTGTGATGCGCGTGGATTGGGGCTTGGATTATTAA
- the rpsP gene encoding 30S ribosomal protein S16 — protein MVVIRLARGGAKDRPFYNIVVTDSRNRRDGRFIERVGFYNPQARGAEETVRLTQDRLTYWLGVGAQPSDTVARLIKNAAK, from the coding sequence ATGGTCGTGATTCGTCTAGCTCGTGGTGGCGCAAAAGATCGCCCGTTCTACAACATCGTTGTGACTGACTCGCGCAATCGCCGCGATGGTCGTTTCATCGAGCGCGTAGGTTTTTACAATCCTCAAGCCCGTGGCGCTGAAGAAACTGTACGTTTGACGCAAGATCGTCTGACTTACTGGCTCGGCGTTGGCGCACAGCCTTCTGACACTGTTGCTCGTTTGATCAAAAACGCAGCTAAGTAA
- the ffh gene encoding signal recognition particle protein, with protein MFENLSGRLGGVVKTLRGNARLTEDNMKDALREVRMALLEADVALPAVKQFIADVKVRAEGQEVVGSLTPGQALIGVVYEELTKLMGAQNDALNLAAVPPAVILMAGLQGAGKTTTSGKLAKLLKETQKKKVLLVSADVYRPAAIEQLKTLAGQLTVDWFPSDVTQKPVDIALAAIDHAKRHFYDVLIVDTAGRLAVDEAMMAEIKALHAAVNPIETLFVVDAMQGQDAVNVAQAFNATLPLTGIVLTKMDGDSRGGAALSVRHVTGKPIKFLGTGEKLTGLEPFHPDRMASRVLGMGDVLSLIEDVKNSVDEAEALKMMKKVKSGKGFDLEDFKTQIQQMKKMGGMSALMDKLPGNMAAMADSQVTDKSVARIEGIINSMTPLERRKPELLKASRKRRIAAGAGVSVQEVNRLLKQFEQTQKMMKQFSGGGMAKMMRGLKGMMPGM; from the coding sequence ATGTTTGAAAATCTGTCTGGCCGTTTAGGTGGTGTCGTTAAAACGTTGCGCGGCAACGCCCGCTTGACTGAAGACAATATGAAGGATGCGCTGCGCGAAGTGCGCATGGCGCTACTTGAGGCCGATGTGGCATTGCCAGCGGTCAAGCAATTTATTGCTGATGTGAAAGTACGTGCTGAAGGTCAAGAGGTGGTTGGCAGCCTTACGCCGGGCCAAGCATTGATCGGTGTGGTGTACGAAGAACTCACTAAGCTAATGGGCGCACAAAATGATGCGCTGAATTTGGCCGCGGTGCCGCCGGCTGTGATTTTAATGGCGGGTTTGCAAGGTGCGGGTAAAACCACCACTTCGGGTAAGTTGGCCAAGCTATTAAAAGAAACGCAAAAGAAAAAAGTACTACTGGTTTCTGCTGATGTGTATCGTCCTGCTGCGATTGAGCAGCTTAAAACCTTAGCGGGTCAATTGACTGTCGATTGGTTTCCTTCTGATGTAACGCAAAAACCGGTTGATATTGCGCTGGCGGCGATTGATCATGCCAAACGCCATTTTTATGATGTGCTGATTGTCGATACTGCGGGTCGTTTGGCGGTAGACGAAGCAATGATGGCCGAGATTAAGGCCTTGCACGCCGCTGTTAACCCGATTGAAACCCTATTCGTTGTTGATGCGATGCAGGGGCAGGATGCGGTGAATGTGGCGCAGGCATTTAATGCCACGCTGCCGCTGACGGGTATTGTTCTCACCAAGATGGATGGTGATTCGCGCGGTGGTGCGGCTTTGTCGGTGCGCCATGTAACGGGTAAGCCGATTAAATTCTTGGGAACCGGTGAGAAGCTAACAGGGCTGGAGCCGTTCCATCCGGATCGGATGGCAAGTCGCGTCCTTGGCATGGGCGATGTGCTTTCTTTAATCGAAGATGTGAAGAACTCGGTCGACGAAGCTGAAGCGCTGAAAATGATGAAAAAGGTCAAATCCGGCAAGGGATTTGATCTGGAGGACTTTAAAACCCAAATTCAGCAAATGAAGAAAATGGGTGGTATGTCGGCTTTGATGGATAAATTGCCTGGCAATATGGCGGCGATGGCCGATAGCCAAGTTACTGACAAATCCGTTGCGCGGATTGAAGGCATTATCAATTCAATGACGCCGCTTGAACGCCGCAAGCCAGAGTTACTGAAAGCCAGTCGCAAACGCCGCATTGCGGCAGGTGCTGGCGTATCGGTGCAAGAAGTGAATCGTTTGCTCAAGCAATTTGAGCAAACCCAAAAAATGATGAAGCAATTCTCGGGTGGCGGCATGGCAAAAATGATGCGTGGCCTAAAAGGGATGATGCCAGGGATGTAA
- a CDS encoding cytochrome C assembly family protein, translated as MLTLLTPLTFLIYLLLGWHFCQIRLVGHSSARRAPEQALLLAVYFTHGAAVLLPILSQQQLHFGAAESLSLTAWLSLNVYLLGKLRWKLDGLEPPLFAFIASFVLLSMILPTGHAISYAQNNLSRSHFLLAMLAQGLIVNAAAVAILMRFSDKNLHHNSKKILARTLPPLLTLEKLLFSCVATGFTLLTAALITGSIFSEQTSGLFFSFSHKTIFALASWVIFGTLLIGRVSHGWRGRFAANWALIGFGLLFLGYIGTRIALEVFISKG; from the coding sequence GTGCTCACCCTGCTTACGCCACTGACCTTTCTCATTTACCTGCTACTCGGCTGGCACTTTTGCCAAATTCGCCTTGTTGGGCACAGCAGCGCACGGCGCGCGCCTGAGCAAGCCCTGCTGCTCGCGGTGTATTTTACACATGGTGCGGCGGTACTCCTCCCCATCCTTAGCCAACAGCAATTACACTTTGGCGCGGCAGAGTCCTTATCCCTCACGGCCTGGCTCAGTTTAAACGTTTATTTATTGGGCAAACTGCGCTGGAAACTGGATGGGCTTGAACCCCCGCTGTTTGCCTTTATCGCCAGCTTTGTGCTGCTTTCGATGATTTTACCGACTGGGCATGCCATCAGCTACGCACAAAACAACTTATCCCGCAGTCACTTTCTACTCGCGATGCTTGCACAAGGCCTGATCGTCAATGCCGCGGCGGTGGCCATTCTAATGCGCTTTTCCGATAAAAACTTGCACCACAACAGCAAGAAAATATTAGCCCGTACCCTCCCTCCCTTGCTAACGCTAGAAAAACTACTGTTTAGCTGTGTTGCCACCGGATTTACCTTACTGACGGCCGCGCTTATTACCGGTAGTATTTTTTCAGAACAGACTAGCGGCTTATTTTTTTCCTTCTCGCACAAGACAATTTTTGCGCTGGCATCCTGGGTGATCTTCGGCACACTACTCATAGGCAGAGTCAGCCACGGCTGGCGCGGCCGCTTTGCAGCGAATTGGGCTCTGATAGGATTCGGCCTGCTTTTCCTTGGCTACATCGGAACACGTATTGCCCTAGAGGTATTTATCAGCAAGGGCTAG
- the pilB gene encoding type IV-A pilus assembly ATPase PilB, with translation MTAPHISGLARLLVQHGRLIEADAEALQTTAASNKISFIEQLIQSKKMSARDVADFSSKTFGYPLLDLDRVDPSYIPQGILDAKAMQTQRLVPLYKRGTKLFIGISDITNMAAVENVRFQTNAQVEPIIVEDPKLAVLLGKMIEASGATLKDMAIDEAELEMAGGDDQPVQDNAANLEIDDAPVVKYLQKMLMDAINQGASDIHFEPYEKFFRIRYRVDGVLREVATPPLAIKEKISSRIKVISKLDISEKRIPQDGRMKLVLSKSRAIDFRVSTLPTMHGEKIVMRILDPSSATLGIDALGYDPDQKAIILEAIQRPYGMVLVTGPTGSGKTVSLYTCLNLLNKPDINISTAEDPCEINLPGINQVNVNDKAGLTFSAALKAFLRQDPDIIMVGEIRDLETADIAIKAAQTGHMVFSTLHTNDAPTTLTRMLNMGIQPFNIASSVILITAQRLARRLCSCKQPVDIPEAALLSAGFEQSDLDGSWKAYGPKGCEICKDTGYKGRVGIYQVMPITDDLNRIIMSNGNAIDIADQARREGVLSLREAGLRKVKQGLTSLEEIMAVTNE, from the coding sequence ATGACCGCACCTCATATTTCTGGGCTTGCACGACTCCTAGTGCAACACGGACGCCTAATCGAAGCCGATGCCGAAGCTTTACAAACTACCGCTGCCAGTAACAAAATATCATTTATTGAACAGCTAATTCAAAGCAAGAAAATGTCCGCGCGCGACGTTGCAGATTTCTCGTCCAAAACATTTGGTTATCCGCTACTGGATCTGGATCGGGTTGATCCAAGCTATATTCCGCAAGGCATTCTTGACGCCAAAGCGATGCAAACGCAACGCTTAGTTCCGCTCTATAAGCGCGGTACCAAACTTTTTATTGGCATTTCAGACATCACCAATATGGCTGCGGTGGAAAACGTCCGCTTCCAAACTAACGCCCAAGTCGAACCCATTATCGTTGAAGACCCAAAGCTCGCCGTTTTACTTGGTAAAATGATCGAAGCCAGTGGGGCAACCCTCAAAGACATGGCCATCGATGAAGCCGAGCTAGAAATGGCGGGCGGTGATGACCAACCAGTACAAGACAATGCCGCCAATCTCGAGATTGATGATGCACCCGTCGTTAAATACCTACAAAAAATGTTAATGGATGCGATCAATCAAGGTGCATCCGACATCCACTTTGAACCCTACGAAAAATTTTTCCGAATCCGCTACCGAGTTGACGGCGTACTACGCGAAGTAGCAACACCACCGCTAGCAATCAAAGAAAAAATCTCTTCGCGCATTAAAGTCATTTCAAAGTTAGATATTTCAGAAAAACGCATCCCACAAGACGGCCGTATGAAGCTTGTTTTATCTAAAAGTCGCGCGATTGACTTTCGGGTATCAACACTGCCTACGATGCACGGCGAAAAAATTGTAATGCGGATTTTAGATCCATCTTCCGCAACACTAGGTATTGATGCCCTAGGCTACGATCCAGATCAAAAAGCAATTATTCTTGAAGCAATTCAGCGCCCCTATGGCATGGTATTGGTAACAGGACCCACTGGCTCAGGTAAGACTGTCTCACTTTATACATGCTTAAATTTGCTCAACAAACCTGATATCAACATCTCAACCGCAGAAGACCCCTGCGAGATTAATTTGCCTGGCATTAATCAAGTCAATGTAAACGACAAGGCAGGCCTAACTTTCTCTGCCGCGCTTAAAGCATTTTTGCGGCAAGATCCAGACATCATTATGGTGGGTGAGATTCGCGACCTAGAAACGGCCGACATTGCCATTAAAGCCGCACAGACCGGCCACATGGTGTTTTCGACCCTACATACCAATGACGCGCCAACCACATTGACGCGTATGCTCAATATGGGCATACAGCCCTTTAATATTGCCTCGTCCGTCATTTTAATCACCGCACAGCGCCTCGCGCGTCGACTATGCAGCTGTAAACAGCCTGTAGATATACCTGAAGCCGCGCTCTTGAGCGCAGGCTTCGAGCAGAGCGATCTTGATGGCAGCTGGAAAGCTTATGGGCCTAAAGGCTGCGAGATCTGTAAAGACACAGGCTACAAAGGCCGTGTAGGCATTTACCAAGTCATGCCGATTACGGACGACCTCAATCGCATCATCATGAGTAACGGGAATGCAATTGACATTGCCGATCAGGCGCGCAGAGAGGGTGTACTATCACTGCGCGAAGCAGGACTAAGAAAAGTAAAACAAGGCCTAACTTCACTTGAAGAAATCATGGCCGTGACTAACGAATAG
- a CDS encoding type II secretion system F family protein, with product MATIKKAASTAVKEFTFHWKGKDRTGKAVSGEMRASGEAVVKNTLRRQGVNVASVKKIRMRGGSKITEQDIAMFTRQLATMLKSGVPLLTSFDIVAKGHSNPSVTKLLNEIKNDIETGSSLTQAFRKHPLQFDALYCNLVQAGEQAGILDALLARLATYKEKILGVKKKIKSAMFYPTAIIVAAFVITAVIMIFVIPAFKDLFSSFGADLPMPTQVVIMISDFFTSYWYLIFGGIFGGFWLFMNAWKRSEAMQIFMDRLVLKLPVLGDIVKNATIARWTRTLSTMFAAGVPLVESLESVGGAAGNYIYKIATKKIQSEVSTGTSLTVAMQNANVFPNMVMQMTSIGEESGSLDAMLSKVADYYEEEVDNAVEALSSLMEPIIMVVLGTLIGGLVVAMYLPIFKMGAAVGG from the coding sequence ATGGCAACCATAAAAAAAGCAGCCAGCACAGCTGTGAAAGAATTTACTTTTCACTGGAAAGGGAAAGATCGAACAGGAAAAGCCGTCAGTGGTGAAATGCGCGCTAGTGGTGAAGCTGTCGTCAAAAATACCTTAAGACGCCAAGGCGTTAACGTTGCCAGCGTAAAAAAAATTCGCATGCGCGGCGGCAGCAAAATCACCGAACAAGATATTGCAATGTTTACACGACAACTTGCAACAATGCTGAAGTCAGGAGTTCCACTACTAACCTCATTTGATATAGTCGCCAAAGGGCACTCGAACCCCTCCGTGACTAAATTGCTAAATGAAATAAAAAACGATATCGAGACAGGCTCTTCATTAACACAAGCTTTTAGAAAACACCCACTCCAATTTGATGCACTCTATTGCAACCTTGTACAAGCCGGTGAGCAAGCCGGTATTCTTGATGCGCTACTAGCTAGGCTAGCCACATACAAAGAAAAAATACTTGGTGTCAAAAAGAAAATCAAATCAGCTATGTTCTACCCAACGGCAATTATTGTTGCAGCTTTTGTGATAACTGCTGTGATTATGATTTTCGTAATCCCCGCATTTAAAGATTTATTCTCAAGCTTTGGCGCTGACCTACCAATGCCAACTCAAGTTGTCATCATGATTTCAGACTTCTTTACAAGTTACTGGTATTTGATTTTTGGTGGTATTTTTGGTGGTTTCTGGCTCTTCATGAATGCGTGGAAACGCTCTGAAGCAATGCAAATATTTATGGATCGATTGGTGCTAAAACTACCAGTGCTTGGTGATATTGTAAAAAATGCAACTATTGCCAGATGGACTAGAACGCTGTCTACCATGTTTGCCGCAGGTGTTCCCCTCGTTGAATCACTAGAATCTGTCGGTGGGGCTGCAGGTAATTACATTTACAAAATAGCAACAAAAAAAATACAATCTGAAGTTAGCACAGGGACTAGCCTGACTGTTGCCATGCAAAATGCAAATGTCTTTCCAAACATGGTTATGCAAATGACATCGATCGGTGAAGAATCTGGTTCATTAGATGCCATGCTCAGTAAAGTTGCCGATTATTACGAAGAAGAAGTAGATAATGCGGTTGAGGCTCTATCAAGCTTGATGGAGCCAATCATCATGGTGGTATTAGGAACACTTATTGGCGGATTAGTTGTTGCAATGTATTTACCAATTTTCAAAATGGGTGCTGCAGTTGGTGGATAA